CCCTCTCCTTCCGAAGCTCCACAAACAGGAGGGAAAGGTGGCATTGTTGAAAAAATCCAGCAGCTTGGAACAACAAATGTGCCTGCTGTGGAAAGCTCGATCTTCTGCCTAACTATTATCGGGCAAATAGAGGGGCATTTGCAGCTGCCCCCTCAAAATAAGACAACGAAATATGAACATATCATCCCCCAGCTTGTTGGAGCTGAACAAAACCCTAAAATAGAAGGAGTATTGATGATACTTAATACGGTAGGGGGAGATGTAGAGGCTGGTTTAGCGATTGCGGAGATGGTCGCTAGTTTATCAAAGCCATGTGTAGCGTTAGTGTTAGGAGGCGGACATAGCATAGGTGTTCCGATCGCCGTATCAGCGGACTATAGCTATATTGCCGAGTCAGCAACCATGACGATTCATCCAGTAAGATTAACTGGTTTAGTGATTGGTGTTCCGCAGACTTTTGAATACCTAGATAAGATGCAAGATCGTGTTGTGCAATTCGTAACGAGGCATTCAACCATTAAAGAGGAAATGTTCAAAGAGCTTATGTTCAAAACCGGAGAGCTCACTAGAGATATTGGAACTAACGTATTAGGAGCGGATGCTGTGAAATACGGATTAATTAATGAAGTTGGTGGACTTGGTCAAGCGATGAAGAAACTAAACGAGCTTATAT
This portion of the Bacillus horti genome encodes:
- a CDS encoding ClpP family protease — protein: MSKFEQPNTEQPDPTKDPNTPSPSEAPQTGGKGGIVEKIQQLGTTNVPAVESSIFCLTIIGQIEGHLQLPPQNKTTKYEHIIPQLVGAEQNPKIEGVLMILNTVGGDVEAGLAIAEMVASLSKPCVALVLGGGHSIGVPIAVSADYSYIAESATMTIHPVRLTGLVIGVPQTFEYLDKMQDRVVQFVTRHSTIKEEMFKELMFKTGELTRDIGTNVLGADAVKYGLINEVGGLGQAMKKLNELISLKKEEVTH